From Nicotiana tabacum cultivar K326 chromosome 22, ASM71507v2, whole genome shotgun sequence, one genomic window encodes:
- the LOC107794366 gene encoding uncharacterized protein LOC107794366 translates to MTKLILFPRPNFFLICFLVFISAQAKKLLEKQHEQKVVKSGYGRPFPPPPTPESASPSNQERLGRRAHLPPPAPKHDPKIDQVISSRHGRERSELLITITSNVISDNELLILLPSSTSSDNQERFGKTGLSPPAPKPTDEQGQIIVTSSNCQDHDHMNISNNYGREEKIVSPPTPKPADEQGQIIVTSSTTTNDNQNSNYMGKVEQKPTPPSPHHNEPIGQLGRGLKPHKYPISSLPLQASY, encoded by the exons ATGACTAAATTGATTCTCTTCCCGAGACCTAATTTCTTTCTTATCTGCTTTCTCGTTTTCATAAGTGCTCAAGCAAAAAAATTGCTAG AAAAACAACATGAGCAGAAGGTGGTAAAATCTGGTTATGGAAGGCCATTTCCACCACCTCCAACCCCAGAATCAGCTTCACCAAGTAACCAAGAGAGACTTGGGAGGCGCGCTCATCTTCCACCTCCTGCGCCCAAACATGATCCAAAAATCGATCAAGTCATAAGCAGCAGGCATGGTAGGGAACGCAGTGAGCTCTTGATTACAATTACAAGCAATGTTATTAGTGATAATGAGCTGCTAATTTTGCTTCCGAGTAGTACTTCATCAGACAACCAAGAAAGATTTGGGAAGACCGGTCTATCACCACCAGCTCCAAAGCCAACTGATGAACAGGGTCAGATAATTGTCACTTCCTCTAATTGTCAAGATCATGATCACATGAATATTAGTAACAACTATGGAAGAGAGGAAAAAATAGTATCACCTCCAACTCCAAAGCCAGCTGATGAACAGGGTCAGATAATTGTCACTTCCTCTACTACTACTAATGATAATCAGAATAGTAACTATATGGGAAAAGTAGAACAAAAACCAACACCTCCCTCACCCCACCATAATGAACCCATCGGTCAACTAGGCCGAGGACTTAAACCTCACAAATATCCAATTTCTTCCTTACCTCTTCAGGCTTCCTATTGA